From the genome of Bos indicus x Bos taurus breed Angus x Brahman F1 hybrid chromosome 19, Bos_hybrid_MaternalHap_v2.0, whole genome shotgun sequence:
GGCCTTGCAGCGGGGACAAGGGCCATCGCCATGACGCTCGACTGCCCGGGATGGCGCCTCGCCTGTGCTGCTGGATAGGCTGTCCTCGCTGGCGGTGtgctggagggtggggctgggcggCCGCTTGCAGGCCAGCGGTCTCGGTGGCCACACGTCATCAGTCTCGCCCAGCGAGTGCAGGGACAGGCTGCTCTGCTTCATGGTGGGTGCCAGCAGTTGGCGCCCCTCGGCCCCCAGGGCCTGCGAGCGGTGCCGGGCAGCCTTCCCAGTGATGCTCTTGGTGTCGGCCGcggtctccttcctccctgcggCGGGACAGAGGGGCACCCACCCAGGATCAAGGCCACATTCCGCCCCCCCCTCCTGCACCTCCAATACCCCCCTTCTCTGCTGCAGCTCACCCCAACTTGCTTGCTGTTTGAGaaactttgggcaagtttctgAGCCTTCTTTCATCTGTAAACTGACGATGGTAAAACCAGCCtcagtgggttgggaagattttttttttgaccatgacacacggcatacaggatcttagttccctgactggggatcgaacttTCACCCACTGCAgtgaagtgctgagtcttaaccactggactgccagggaagtcccaggttctGAAGATGGATTGCTGAGATATGAGGGTCACCTGTGGCCACAGGGTAGGGAGGATTCGGACTCTATTTGCTATTACAATTATTTCCGAGTGGGAAGTGGAGGGGGCGTGACCCCAAGtaccatgtgttccccattctggtTTCCAATTGTGTCCCCTGCTCTGTGTGGACAGAGCAGGTGGTTACTCTTCTCTGGGTACTGGTGCCTCTCTTTCTAGAACGATGCCTGGGTGTGTTcagcagaggagagggaaggaaggggcttcGGCTGGGTGCGCTGAGCTATTGAGATCATGCCAGGCTCAggctgatggggggtgggggaggcaggggacacaCCTTTGTGGGACAAGGGGATCTCCGACAGATTCTCGATGCTTCCGGGGGAGGAGTTGATCTGGCCGTTCAGACCGACCTGAGTGGCAGCTTGTGAGATGAATGGGTTGGGAAGAGAAGCCATTGGACCCAGCAGGAACCCTATGTCCTCAGAGGGCTGTTTTGGAAAAGTTCCATCCCAACCACTGGGTGTCCCTCCCGGGTACTCCCACCCACATCCAGGGAACCGTGGGacccactgctcacctcctgtgTCACCAGGGTGCCGGCcaggattgggggtggggtgggcagacaGGAGCCCTTCGCTTGCCAGGCCCGGGAGCTGGCCTTGAACAGGTGGTTGGCTTCActgaggtgggcagaggaggatGGGCAGCTGTTGCCCAGGCTGGTACCACGGGGGTCCCACTGCCACGCCTCCTTGAGAACTGTTGCATTGTGGGAACGAGGACCCCAAAGTCCTGGCTCCAGACCTGTgcccccctcccctctttcctgcTCCATCCTCCCTGGGAGGCCAGGTCTGGGCTGGCATCTCTGAGACAcggcctggtggctcaggcgggcTGGATGGCTGGAAGTGGTCCTCAGCTCACCTCTCAGTGCCGAGCAGAGGGAGGAAGCTTCCGTGCTGGTGCGGGGACTCGGAGTTCAGCATCTTGACGCTCTCTAGGTCAGACTCCTCCGGGGTCGGCACAGTTCCTGGGGGGCTAATCTTGGGCAAGGCGCTGtcctggggagaggaaaggagggagaggggagtcgGAAGACTTGGTCTCGGACTGAGTAAACAGCCTGGGTGACAAAGGCACACAGAGTGTCTGGGGCTGTAATCTGGGCTGGGAGCCCCAGAAGACAGGGGGGCTTGTGTTCTGAGTCCCCAGGGGCCAGCCGTGGTCTGCTAGGCATCCCCAGGGGCACCGCCTGGTGGCCTGGGCTCCTGCGAGGGCATCTGGGGCCCTTAGTGATATCTCAGATGGCCAACCCTGACCTTCAGACCCTGGATGGGGACACGTGCGGGAGAAGAACACCACGGGAGGAGAGCTTGGCGAGGCTCTGTGTCGGATAAGGAGGAGGTGTCAGCTTTCTGGGGACCAGCCAGCCCGGTCCCGAGGCCAGCCTACTTGCTGGAAGGCGCCGCCTTGGGCATCAGCCCTGCCCCTAGCACAGGGGCGCATGGTGCGGCCCGGGCGCCCACCTGCAGGGCCCGAGAGGCCAGGCGGTCCATCATGGTGGCACGCTCCAGGTTGCCCTCCTCATGCTCCCGCAGGTACACTTCGCACAGCTCCTTCAGGTGCTGCGGCACGGCCAGGTTGCCGTCTAGGGTGGGGGAGCGGAGAGGCAGGGCTCAGTGCGCGCTCTCGGGCCCTTAGCGGGTCGGACTCGCGGGGTAGGTAGCGCGGGGACCCTACCCTGGATGAGCTGCCGCTGGGCGCGGATGATCTCCTCGCAGAGGCTGAGGCGCTGCTCCAGGCGGCGCAGGGCCTCGCGGCGGTGGCGGAGCGCGCCGTCGCGGAGCAGGGCTTGCGACTGCATCTCGGccttctccagctccagctcGTGCACGCGGCAGAGCAGGCCGAGCGCCTCGCGCTGCTGCTCCGAGCTGACGCGCCTCGGCAGCGTCTCCTCCAGGCGGCGGCCCCGCGCGCGCAGCTCTCGGCACCGCTGCTCCAGCGCCAGCTGGGGAGCCGAGCGGGCCGTCAGCACCAGGTGGCTGATGAGGGGCCGCCCGCGCCCGCCGCTGAGCGGTCCTCGCCCCTCCAGCCCCCGGATGCTGTGCGGCCGGCTGAAGCCCCACTTCGAGGCCTGCTTTTCGAAGTAGTGTCTTGAACTCTGCACCCGGGGACTGCTCCTGAGTGACCCCTCTGTGCCCACTATTGCAACCATCCCTGAAACAGGCTCCGtgcagtgcagtcgctcagttcttttcgactctttgcgaccccatggaccgcagcccgccaggctccttcttccatgggattctccaggcgaggacattggagtgggctgccatttctttctccaagggatcttcccgacccagggatcgaacctcggtctcccgcattggcgggcggactctttaccatctgagccaccagggaatccagggAAATGAGCTCCGTGGACCAGCTCAACCGCAGCCCATCTCATGCCCTCTGGACTGGTGGACCCTGAAGCCCCCTGGTATGGCTATGCTCCAGAACAGAGAAGGGAGATCTGGAAAATCCTCATTAAAATGTTGGCTAACAGTTTTCTGAGTCTTTAATGTGTGAAAGGATTTATTTACTCTTCTCATCAACCCCACTAGGGTTGACcactcccattttaaagatgagttcttgcctggagaatcccatggacagaggaggctggtgggctatagtccagggggtagcaaagagtcggacccaactgagcaacggAGTCCACACACACAAAGCGTTAGTTCCtcactggtgtctgactctgtgacccgccaggctcctctgtccatggggttctccaggaagaatactggagggggtagccatttcctactccaggggatcttcctgacccagggacagaacctgcgtctcctgaattggcaggcggatgcttcaccactgagccacctgtgctcaataaatgcttgcttaTTTCCACGTCCCACGAGAAACCGGAAAGAAGAGGCGGTGAAGTAGGATTGCGCGCGGGGAAGGTCCTTCTGTTGGCTCCCTTAATGACGATACTGTCTGCCCAAGGCCGGGTATCCTCGGACTCCGGAG
Proteins encoded in this window:
- the LOC113878066 gene encoding kinesin-like protein KIF19, translating into MMDRLASRALQDSALPKISPPGTVPTPEESDLESVKMLNSESPHQHGSFLPLLGTESEANHLFKASSRAWQAKGSCLPTPPPILAGTLVTQEGGRRPRPTPRASLGRLPGTARRPWGPRGANCWHPP